From Aquificaceae bacterium, one genomic window encodes:
- the hemL gene encoding glutamate-1-semialdehyde 2,1-aminomutase: protein MRNSELFEKARTLMPGGVSSPVRAFKAVGGEPIIVSRAQGSRLWDVEGKEYIDFLMSWGPLILGHSHPKVVEAVCEQAKKGLSYGLTNEHEITLAELVVSAMPSVEMVRFVSSGTEATMSAIRLARGYTGRKYVVKFDGCYHGHGDSLLVSAGSGVATLGIPGTPGVPEEIANLTLVIPYNDTQSLEEVFRKYGEDIACVIVEPVAGNMGVVLPKPGFLEKIREITREYGALVICDEVITNFRLSKGGAQELFGRDPDITCMGKILGGGMPLGAYGGRKEIMQKVAPEGPVYQAGTLSGNPLSMVAGIATLSELFSLNPYEELERLTRMLTNGISEILHRKGIPHRINQIASMFTVFFTEEEVYDYETAKRSDREMFGKFFRALLREGILIPPAQFEAWFLSTAHTEEDIHLALEKIDKAVASL from the coding sequence ATGAGGAACAGTGAGCTCTTTGAGAAGGCAAGGACACTTATGCCGGGAGGTGTTAGCTCTCCTGTTAGGGCTTTCAAGGCTGTAGGTGGAGAGCCTATAATAGTCTCAAGGGCTCAAGGTTCAAGGCTTTGGGATGTGGAGGGCAAAGAATACATTGACTTTCTCATGTCTTGGGGTCCTCTTATCCTTGGGCATTCCCATCCCAAGGTGGTGGAGGCGGTATGTGAACAAGCTAAGAAAGGTCTTTCTTATGGACTAACCAACGAGCATGAGATAACTCTTGCGGAGCTTGTGGTGTCCGCAATGCCTTCTGTGGAAATGGTAAGGTTTGTTTCCTCTGGCACAGAGGCTACCATGTCCGCCATAAGGTTAGCACGAGGATATACGGGAAGAAAATACGTGGTAAAGTTTGACGGATGCTACCATGGGCATGGGGATAGCCTTTTGGTGAGTGCTGGCTCTGGCGTTGCTACCCTTGGTATACCGGGGACGCCGGGAGTTCCAGAAGAGATAGCAAACCTTACTCTCGTGATTCCCTATAACGACACGCAGTCCCTTGAGGAGGTTTTTAGAAAGTATGGAGAGGACATAGCCTGTGTAATTGTAGAGCCTGTGGCAGGCAACATGGGGGTGGTTCTGCCAAAGCCGGGCTTCTTAGAGAAAATAAGAGAGATAACAAGAGAATATGGTGCCTTAGTCATATGCGATGAGGTCATAACAAACTTTAGACTGTCAAAGGGTGGCGCGCAAGAGCTCTTTGGCAGAGACCCAGACATTACCTGCATGGGAAAGATATTGGGCGGTGGTATGCCACTGGGAGCTTATGGAGGAAGAAAGGAAATAATGCAAAAGGTGGCGCCAGAGGGTCCTGTCTATCAGGCGGGGACGCTTTCAGGCAACCCTCTTTCTATGGTAGCAGGTATTGCAACCCTAAGTGAGCTTTTCAGTCTAAACCCATACGAAGAGTTGGAAAGGCTTACAAGAATGCTCACCAATGGAATATCAGAAATACTGCATAGAAAGGGTATACCCCACAGGATAAACCAGATAGCCTCTATGTTTACTGTTTTTTTCACAGAGGAAGAGGTCTATGACTATGAGACAGCCAAAAGGTCAGACAGGGAGATGTTTGGTAAGTTCTTTAGAGCTCTGCTTAGAGAGGGCATCCTAATTCCTCCTGCTCAGTTTGAGGCATGGTTTCTTAGCACAGCACACACAGAAGAAGACATACACCTGGCTCTTGAGAAGATAGACAAGGCAGTGGCATCACTTTAA
- a CDS encoding DUF3782 domain-containing protein, with product RWEEQNKRWEEQRKLWEEQNRRWEEQQRRWEEQQRINRELMEEIKKLHRKYDTGIGALGARWGLRAESSFREAIKGILEEDFPVKVERYLAYDQEGEVFGRPDQVELDLIIRDGKILIAEIKSSMSKSDVFVLKRKVEFYKKREGKEVDRVLIISPMVDSKAMDLAKEYGFEVYSYPEDVEGLNEEQ from the coding sequence AGATGGGAAGAGCAAAACAAAAGATGGGAGGAACAAAGAAAACTATGGGAAGAGCAAAATAGAAGATGGGAAGAACAGCAAAGAAGATGGGAAGAGCAACAGAGAATAAACAGAGAGCTGATGGAGGAGATTAAGAAACTCCACAGGAAATACGACACGGGCATAGGGGCGTTGGGTGCAAGGTGGGGGTTAAGAGCGGAAAGCTCCTTTAGAGAGGCTATAAAAGGCATACTTGAAGAAGACTTTCCTGTGAAGGTGGAAAGGTATTTAGCTTACGACCAAGAGGGAGAAGTCTTTGGAAGACCAGACCAAGTGGAGCTTGACCTGATAATAAGGGATGGTAAAATCCTTATTGCGGAGATAAAGTCTTCAATGAGTAAGTCTGATGTGTTTGTTTTGAAAAGAAAAGTGGAGTTTTACAAAAAGAGAGAAGGCAAAGAGGTAGATAGGGTCTTGATTATATCCCCTATGGTGGACTCAAAGGCAATGGACCTTGCAAAGGAGTATGGCTTTGAGGTTTATTCCTACCCAGAAGATGTGGAGGGTCTAAATGAGGAACAGTGA
- the thrC gene encoding threonine synthase, translated as MASVLGLKCRECGREYSLEPIHVCEYCFGPLEVVYDYDEIKKKVSREKIQEGPKSLWRYIDLLPVEEPRVGLSAGFTPLKKAENLGKLLGLENLYIKDDSVNHPTLSFKDRVVSVAISKAIEFGFDTVACASTGNLANSVASHSAQAGLNCFVFIPANLESQKIYGSLVFAPTVVAVEGTYDDVNRLCSEIANELQWAFVNINIRPFYAEGSKTLAFEVVEQLGWRAPDAVVAPAASGSLITKIWKGLKELVRVGLIEEMNTRVYGAQAEGCSPIAQAWKEGRDFIKPVRPNTIAKSIAIGNPADGIYALQVTKESKGDWETATDEEIIEGIKLLAETEGIFTETAGGTTIAVLKKLAQKGAFRRDEVVVAYITGNGYKTMEVLDNHLKETIHIKPSLADFKEKILARV; from the coding sequence ATGGCAAGTGTGCTTGGACTAAAGTGTAGAGAATGCGGAAGGGAATACAGCTTAGAGCCCATCCATGTATGTGAGTATTGCTTTGGTCCCCTTGAGGTGGTCTATGACTACGATGAGATAAAGAAAAAGGTAAGCAGGGAAAAGATACAGGAGGGTCCAAAAAGCTTATGGAGGTACATTGACCTTTTGCCTGTGGAAGAGCCAAGGGTAGGTCTTAGTGCAGGTTTTACGCCTCTCAAAAAGGCGGAAAATCTGGGAAAGTTGCTTGGGCTTGAAAACCTCTACATAAAGGACGATTCTGTGAACCATCCCACGCTCTCTTTCAAAGACAGAGTGGTCTCCGTTGCCATATCAAAGGCAATAGAGTTTGGTTTTGATACCGTTGCGTGTGCTTCTACAGGAAACCTTGCAAACTCTGTGGCAAGCCACTCCGCTCAAGCTGGTCTTAATTGCTTTGTTTTTATACCCGCCAACCTTGAGTCCCAGAAGATATATGGAAGCCTTGTTTTTGCTCCCACGGTGGTGGCAGTGGAAGGCACATATGATGACGTAAACAGACTTTGCTCTGAAATTGCCAATGAGCTCCAATGGGCTTTTGTAAACATAAACATAAGACCCTTTTACGCAGAGGGTTCAAAGACCCTTGCCTTTGAGGTGGTAGAACAGCTCGGATGGAGAGCTCCAGACGCAGTGGTAGCTCCAGCAGCTTCTGGGTCCCTAATTACCAAGATATGGAAGGGTCTAAAAGAGCTCGTAAGGGTTGGTCTGATAGAGGAGATGAATACAAGGGTTTACGGTGCACAAGCGGAAGGGTGCTCTCCAATAGCTCAAGCGTGGAAAGAAGGAAGAGACTTTATAAAGCCTGTAAGACCCAATACTATAGCCAAGTCCATAGCCATAGGAAATCCTGCGGACGGTATATACGCCTTGCAGGTTACTAAGGAAAGCAAAGGGGACTGGGAAACTGCTACCGATGAGGAGATAATAGAAGGCATTAAGCTCCTTGCGGAGACAGAAGGTATATTCACAGAAACTGCAGGTGGGACAACCATAGCGGTTCTTAAGAAACTGGCACAAAAGGGTGCTTTTAGAAGGGACGAGGTGGTAGTAGCCTACATAACAGGTAATGGCTACAAGACTATGGAAGTCCTTGACAACCATCTAAAAGAGACTATACATATAAAACCAAGCCTTGCGGACTTTAAGGAGAAGATACTTGCTCGTGTTTAA
- a CDS encoding TlpA disulfide reductase family protein gives MPKIQVRTLEGKEVYLSDYKGQKILIYVWSRTCVGHSEHLKELNKLQEKKKDFLIISYAVAMEPEDVIKSYQELDIEPKFLTLVDTKVKFNDYFPIIFLPSTYIFNEKGRFVSSHPSLYIP, from the coding sequence TTGCCTAAAATACAGGTAAGGACTCTTGAAGGTAAAGAGGTATATCTTTCGGACTACAAAGGACAAAAAATCCTCATTTACGTATGGAGTAGAACTTGTGTGGGACACAGCGAACATCTAAAGGAACTAAACAAACTACAAGAAAAGAAGAAAGACTTTCTTATCATCTCCTATGCGGTAGCTATGGAGCCTGAGGATGTAATAAAAAGCTATCAAGAGTTAGATATAGAGCCAAAATTTCTCACTCTCGTGGACACGAAGGTGAAATTCAATGACTATTTTCCCATTATCTTTCTGCCGTCCACTTACATATTTAACGAAAAGGGTAGGTTTGTAAGTAGCCATCCCAGTCTATATATCCCATAA
- a CDS encoding valine--tRNA ligase has protein sequence MKDIGQYNHKAIESKHSKRWIEKALYSVENPSFQNRFSVVIPPPNVTGSLHMGHALNATLQDIVCRWQRMLGKDVVWVPGFDHAGIATQYVVDKRLQEEGLSRLELGKEEFLKKVWEWVPISRNSIRQQLEKLGVSVDWKRERFTLDEGFSRAVRHAFRRLYEEGLIYRAEYMVSWCPKDLTALSDLEVEHEEEEGKLYYIRYPLEDGSGYITVATTRPETMLGDTAVAVHPQDERYKNLVGKRVRLPLVDWKRIAMDGSEVENLIPIIADERVKPEFGTGAVKITPAHDPLDFEIGKSHGLAFVQVMDQFANMNQNAGKFAGLDRYSARKRIVEELEELGLLEKVENHRHAVGKCYRCKTVLEPMVSTQWFLKVSDPRIKERAIQVVKEGFIKFVPENWKKIYLQWMENLKDWCISRQIWWGHRIPVWYCEDCGHENVFTDEDFDRVYDKLIFNLIADRKIKEEFTPEEVASALHAPSFVHPELTVLDFYKKFVFHKYHSTEVDAHSLRLFFTQDLNPMAILTEKKSRYRYDSKKKTYRFVLRCKKCGSENLRQETDVLDTWFSSALWPFGVFGWPEDTKDLKALYPTDLLVTGFDIIFFWVARMVMMGTYFMEDIPFRDVYIHALIRDEKGQKMSKTKGNVIDPLDIVEKYGADALRFTLAILTQQGRDIRLSEKRFEGYKHFANKLWNAGRFILMNLEPDLLTKLPYCAPPRSEDLWIITKLNRTIEKVNKALSEYEFSEASKELYEFIWSEFCDWYIEFSKLRLYAKADESLPEEERKAQEEAINREKITVQATLLNVFEKTLRLLHPFMPFITEELWLELPTAHKESISLTEYPQHNPLEIYEEAERKVERLKEIISAIRSLRSDLRIEPSRKIRLYYKAGESKELVQEFMPHILSLARLESLEEVQTEPSNCVAGFSRDFEFYLPIEEGVKVQELINSYSKRLSEIEKSLQSFQQKLSNENFLRKAPEEEINKTKEALEELQEEKQKVEGLLSLLKRLM, from the coding sequence ATGAAGGACATAGGACAATACAACCATAAGGCGATAGAGTCAAAGCACTCAAAGAGGTGGATAGAGAAGGCTCTTTATTCTGTAGAAAACCCTTCTTTTCAAAATAGGTTTTCTGTGGTCATCCCCCCTCCCAATGTAACGGGTTCTTTGCATATGGGACATGCCTTAAATGCCACTTTGCAGGATATAGTTTGTAGATGGCAGAGGATGCTTGGAAAGGATGTGGTCTGGGTGCCAGGCTTTGACCATGCGGGTATTGCAACCCAGTATGTGGTGGACAAACGTCTTCAAGAAGAAGGTCTAAGCAGGTTAGAGCTTGGTAAAGAAGAATTTCTCAAGAAAGTCTGGGAATGGGTGCCTATATCAAGAAACTCTATAAGACAACAGCTTGAAAAGCTCGGTGTTAGTGTAGATTGGAAGAGGGAGAGGTTTACCCTTGATGAAGGCTTTTCAAGAGCGGTCAGGCACGCCTTTAGAAGGTTATACGAAGAGGGTCTCATATACCGTGCGGAGTATATGGTAAGCTGGTGTCCAAAAGACCTAACCGCCCTTTCTGACCTTGAGGTGGAACACGAAGAAGAAGAGGGAAAGCTCTACTACATACGCTACCCTCTTGAGGACGGCTCAGGCTACATAACCGTTGCTACCACAAGACCAGAAACCATGCTCGGAGACACTGCGGTTGCGGTCCATCCTCAAGACGAAAGGTATAAGAACCTTGTAGGTAAGAGGGTTAGACTTCCCCTTGTGGATTGGAAAAGGATAGCTATGGATGGCTCAGAGGTGGAAAACCTTATCCCCATTATAGCGGATGAAAGGGTAAAGCCTGAGTTTGGAACGGGAGCGGTAAAGATAACTCCCGCACATGACCCTCTGGACTTTGAAATAGGAAAGTCTCACGGTCTTGCCTTTGTGCAGGTAATGGACCAGTTTGCCAATATGAACCAAAATGCGGGCAAGTTTGCAGGGCTTGACAGATATAGTGCAAGAAAAAGGATAGTGGAGGAGCTTGAAGAACTTGGACTTCTTGAGAAGGTGGAAAATCATAGACATGCGGTTGGTAAATGTTATCGCTGTAAAACTGTTCTTGAGCCTATGGTTTCTACCCAATGGTTTCTAAAGGTCTCGGACCCCAGAATAAAAGAAAGGGCTATACAGGTAGTCAAAGAAGGTTTCATAAAATTTGTCCCAGAAAATTGGAAAAAGATATACCTCCAGTGGATGGAAAACCTCAAAGACTGGTGCATATCCCGTCAAATATGGTGGGGACATAGAATACCCGTATGGTATTGTGAAGACTGCGGGCACGAAAACGTGTTTACCGACGAAGACTTTGATAGAGTATATGACAAACTCATCTTTAACCTCATAGCGGACCGCAAAATAAAGGAGGAATTTACTCCAGAAGAGGTAGCCAGTGCACTCCATGCCCCCTCCTTTGTCCATCCAGAGCTTACCGTATTGGACTTTTATAAAAAGTTTGTCTTTCATAAGTATCACTCTACCGAGGTGGATGCCCACTCTCTAAGGCTCTTTTTCACTCAAGACCTAAACCCCATGGCTATCCTCACAGAAAAGAAGAGTAGATACAGGTATGACAGTAAGAAGAAAACCTACAGGTTTGTTTTGCGTTGTAAAAAGTGCGGTTCTGAAAATCTAAGGCAAGAAACAGACGTGCTTGATACATGGTTTTCCTCTGCCCTTTGGCCCTTTGGAGTTTTTGGTTGGCCAGAAGATACAAAAGACCTCAAAGCCCTATACCCCACAGACCTCTTGGTAACAGGTTTTGACATCATCTTTTTCTGGGTTGCCCGTATGGTTATGATGGGGACTTACTTTATGGAGGATATTCCTTTCAGGGATGTATACATACATGCTCTTATAAGGGATGAAAAGGGACAGAAAATGTCCAAGACCAAGGGTAATGTGATAGACCCTCTTGATATTGTGGAGAAGTATGGTGCGGACGCACTGCGTTTTACCTTGGCTATTCTTACACAGCAGGGAAGGGATATAAGGCTCTCTGAAAAGCGTTTTGAAGGTTATAAGCACTTTGCCAACAAGCTGTGGAACGCAGGCAGGTTTATACTTATGAACCTTGAGCCAGACCTACTTACAAAGCTTCCCTATTGTGCGCCACCAAGAAGTGAAGACCTCTGGATAATTACAAAGCTAAATAGGACCATAGAAAAGGTAAACAAAGCCCTTTCAGAATACGAATTCTCGGAAGCTTCAAAAGAGCTATATGAGTTTATATGGAGCGAGTTCTGTGATTGGTATATAGAGTTTTCAAAGCTTAGGTTGTATGCTAAAGCTGACGAGAGCCTACCAGAAGAGGAAAGGAAGGCACAAGAGGAAGCCATAAACAGAGAAAAAATAACCGTTCAGGCAACCTTACTTAATGTCTTTGAAAAAACCCTTAGGCTTTTGCATCCCTTTATGCCTTTCATAACAGAGGAGCTATGGCTTGAGCTCCCTACAGCCCACAAGGAAAGCATATCTCTTACAGAATATCCTCAACATAATCCCTTAGAGATTTACGAAGAGGCGGAAAGGAAGGTAGAAAGGCTAAAGGAAATTATCTCTGCCATACGCTCCCTCAGAAGCGACCTAAGAATTGAACCCTCACGGAAGATAAGGCTCTACTACAAGGCAGGAGAAAGCAAGGAGCTGGTGCAGGAGTTTATGCCCCACATATTGAGCCTTGCAAGGTTGGAAAGTCTTGAGGAGGTGCAAACAGAACCATCCAACTGTGTAGCAGGCTTTTCAAGAGATTTTGAGTTTTATCTACCCATAGAGGAAGGTGTAAAGGTTCAAGAGCTGATAAACTCCTACTCAAAAAGGCTTTCGGAAATAGAGAAGTCTTTGCAGAGCTTCCAGCAAAAGCTAAGCAACGAAAACTTCTTAAGGAAGGCTCCGGAAGAAGAGATTAACAAAACCAAAGAAGCCCTTGAAGAGCTCCAAGAAGAAAAGCAAAAGGTAGAAGGCTTGCTTTCTCTTCTGAAACGATTGATGTGA
- a CDS encoding peroxiredoxin, which yields MEQVVSMPRIGDQAPAFEAQTTMGPIKFPEDFQGQWVVFFSHPADFTPVCTTEFMGFARLYEEFKKRNVQLLGLSIDSNFSHIAWVMNIKEKMGVDIPFPIVADVDGKVARLYGMLHPGESSTVTVRAVFVIDPNGKIRAIIYYPLSTGRNMREILRLIDALQTADKHGVATPADWVPTPQTWEFTEENTKVIVPPPTTYEDAVKRLQEGYECADWYFCKKKIG from the coding sequence ATGGAGCAAGTAGTCAGCATGCCAAGGATAGGAGACCAAGCTCCAGCCTTTGAGGCCCAAACCACCATGGGTCCTATCAAGTTCCCTGAAGACTTTCAGGGTCAGTGGGTGGTTTTCTTCTCACACCCAGCAGACTTTACGCCAGTTTGCACCACAGAATTTATGGGCTTTGCCAGGCTCTACGAAGAGTTCAAAAAGAGAAACGTCCAGCTCCTCGGACTAAGCATTGATAGCAACTTCTCTCACATCGCTTGGGTAATGAACATCAAGGAAAAGATGGGTGTGGACATACCCTTCCCCATAGTGGCTGATGTGGATGGCAAGGTGGCAAGGCTCTACGGCATGCTTCATCCCGGAGAGAGCTCTACTGTGACCGTCAGGGCGGTCTTTGTGATTGACCCAAACGGCAAGATAAGGGCCATAATCTACTATCCTCTCTCCACTGGAAGGAATATGAGGGAGATACTCAGGCTAATAGACGCCCTGCAGACTGCAGACAAGCATGGAGTGGCAACACCAGCGGATTGGGTGCCTACACCTCAAACTTGGGAGTTCACCGAGGAAAACACCAAAGTGATAGTGCCACCACCTACCACATACGAGGATGCGGTAAAGAGACTACAAGAAGGCTATGAATGTGCGGATTGGTACTTCTGCAAAAAGAAGATAGGGTAA
- the fabZ gene encoding 3-hydroxyacyl-ACP dehydratase FabZ codes for MGVKEIMEILPHRYPILLVDKILEMELGKRIVGVKNVSVNEPVFQGHFPGFPLMPGVYILEAMAQVGGILMIKSLGLEIGKYAIVFAGIDDARFKRPVYPGDQLLLELEVISLKKSLSKMRGTARVDSEVVATAVLYAAARELHELKR; via the coding sequence CTGGGCGTAAAAGAGATAATGGAAATCCTACCACACAGGTATCCTATACTTCTTGTAGACAAAATTTTGGAGATGGAGCTTGGCAAGAGGATAGTAGGTGTAAAAAATGTGTCTGTGAACGAGCCTGTGTTTCAAGGACACTTTCCAGGCTTTCCTCTAATGCCGGGCGTATATATCCTTGAAGCCATGGCTCAAGTGGGTGGAATTCTTATGATAAAATCCCTTGGGCTTGAGATAGGTAAATACGCCATAGTCTTTGCAGGTATAGATGATGCAAGGTTCAAAAGACCAGTCTATCCCGGGGACCAACTCCTTTTAGAGCTTGAAGTCATATCCCTAAAGAAAAGCCTATCTAAAATGAGAGGCACAGCAAGGGTGGACTCCGAAGTGGTAGCTACCGCAGTGCTCTATGCAGCGGCGCGAGAGCTCCACGAGCTAAAACGTTAA
- a CDS encoding c-type cytochrome codes for MQAFAQQKGCFACHGMNNKKVGPSFKEIAERYAGQPNVEELAKRIKNGVVGVWGQVPMPPQNVTEQEAKDLAKWILSLK; via the coding sequence ATGCAGGCTTTCGCCCAGCAGAAGGGCTGTTTTGCATGCCATGGCATGAACAACAAGAAGGTTGGACCCTCCTTCAAGGAGATTGCAGAAAGGTATGCGGGACAGCCTAACGTAGAAGAGCTTGCCAAAAGGATAAAGAACGGTGTTGTAGGAGTATGGGGTCAGGTGCCAATGCCTCCTCAAAACGTTACAGAGCAAGAGGCTAAAGACTTGGCTAAGTGGATACTTAGTCTAAAGTGA
- a CDS encoding TRC40/GET3/ArsA family transport-energizing ATPase — protein MLLKRLVFFGGKGGVGKSTLSCAVALELSKREKTLLVSIDPAHSLSGIFLVEVGDQIKRLKDQLFAIEMKAEALVEDYAEKVLSTLTEFLPTVRSGIKEYAKYIRHSPTAQETAILDKILDYCEEFAYVVVDSAPTGQMLRLFETFHMVSGWFDFLSQVAKERHKVERFMGREDRLPKLIEERKQKLQNLANILRERTTVFAVANEEPLSLQEAQDIRNKLKDIEVQLVINRWNYMECDCIKIPEIEKPYGFEALERLSIKPILDYLLR, from the coding sequence GTGTTGTTAAAGAGGCTTGTCTTTTTTGGTGGTAAAGGAGGAGTGGGTAAAAGCACACTTTCTTGTGCGGTCGCCCTTGAGCTTTCAAAGAGAGAAAAGACCCTTTTGGTCTCCATAGACCCAGCTCATTCTCTTTCTGGCATTTTTCTGGTAGAAGTGGGAGACCAGATAAAAAGGCTAAAAGACCAGCTATTTGCCATTGAAATGAAAGCGGAAGCCCTTGTTGAAGACTATGCGGAAAAGGTTTTGTCTACTCTTACTGAGTTTTTACCTACCGTGAGGTCCGGAATAAAAGAGTATGCCAAGTATATAAGACATTCTCCTACCGCTCAAGAGACCGCAATTCTTGACAAGATATTGGATTACTGTGAGGAGTTTGCCTATGTGGTGGTAGACTCTGCACCCACTGGTCAGATGCTAAGGCTTTTTGAGACTTTTCACATGGTAAGTGGCTGGTTTGACTTTTTAAGCCAAGTGGCAAAGGAAAGGCACAAAGTGGAAAGGTTTATGGGAAGAGAGGACAGATTACCAAAGCTCATAGAAGAGAGAAAGCAAAAACTTCAAAACTTGGCTAACATACTAAGAGAAAGGACCACAGTTTTTGCAGTTGCCAACGAAGAGCCTTTATCTTTGCAAGAAGCTCAAGATATACGCAATAAGCTCAAGGATATAGAGGTTCAACTTGTAATTAACCGTTGGAACTATATGGAATGTGATTGTATAAAAATTCCTGAGATTGAAAAACCCTATGGCTTTGAAGCCCTTGAAAGACTCTCTATAAAGCCCATTCTGGACTACCTCCTAAGATAG